One region of Olleya sp. Hel_I_94 genomic DNA includes:
- a CDS encoding peroxiredoxin-like family protein, producing the protein MKTLKEQTDAKIESGRKNNPEFMKGVDNIIKQAKAFEQGKDALKINTKAPEFNLPDPKGDQTSLSNLLNQGPVVVTFYRGSWCPYCNLQLRALQARVKDIHALGATLVAISPEVPDGSLTENDINNMDFIVLSDQDAKVASSYGVAWKVPDFLMDHMRVDRNLDLKQINNGNDSILPIPATFIIGQDGLVKWNYVNVDYRTRSEPEEITEALKKLS; encoded by the coding sequence ATGAAGACACTTAAAGAGCAAACAGACGCAAAAATTGAATCAGGAAGAAAAAACAATCCTGAATTTATGAAAGGTGTTGATAACATTATAAAACAAGCAAAAGCTTTTGAACAAGGCAAAGATGCTTTAAAGATAAACACAAAAGCTCCTGAATTTAATCTACCAGATCCTAAAGGCGATCAAACTAGTTTATCAAATTTATTAAATCAAGGTCCAGTTGTTGTTACTTTTTATCGTGGTAGTTGGTGTCCTTATTGTAATTTACAACTTAGAGCGTTACAAGCTAGAGTAAAGGATATTCATGCTTTAGGTGCGACATTGGTTGCTATAAGCCCTGAAGTACCTGATGGATCATTGACTGAAAACGACATAAACAATATGGACTTTATTGTTTTATCTGATCAGGATGCAAAAGTAGCTTCAAGTTATGGTGTAGCATGGAAAGTACCAGATTTTTTAATGGATCACATGCGAGTAGACAGAAATCTTGATTTGAAACAAATCAATAATGGTAACGATAGTATTTTACCTATTCCTGCAACTTTTATAATAGGTCAAGACGGCTTAGTTAAATGGAACTATGTAAATGTAGATTACAGAACACGCTCAGAACCTGAAGAAATTACTGAAGCTTTAAAAAAGCTATCGTAA
- the brnQ gene encoding branched-chain amino acid transport system II carrier protein has protein sequence MNKTKDLLITSFALFSLFFGAGNLLLPPLLGYNAGQNWFWVTLGFVITAVVIPIFGIYAHAKLQGTLYDFGKKVSPIFSFIYCVLIYLIAVAIPSPRTAAATHEIAIHPNFGTSPLLTSSVYFILVLVFALNRSKILNIIGKYLTPFIVIMLLLVIGIGLYSAQMVTNPTQMDTPIVAGILEGYQTFDAIAAVVVGAVIIISINIKTDATFEAKKDLIKKSGLIAGFGLFIIYAGLIAVGASYGTEIDINSSLNNDMQRANLLTGISVKALGGFGYAVLSVLIALACFTTAVGIVTGTADYFKGLINNSQTVYVVTAIIASVFGVVVGQLDFNTIIVIALPILLFIYPITIVLIILNAIPNKYATALVFRVVVLLTFVFSIPDVVGVISPSKNLSNVVSLIPFAQYSLGWVLPALLGFIFTNLLVKKP, from the coding sequence TTGAATAAGACTAAAGATCTTTTAATAACAAGCTTTGCATTATTTTCGCTTTTTTTTGGAGCAGGAAATTTATTGTTGCCTCCACTTTTAGGTTATAATGCTGGTCAGAATTGGTTTTGGGTAACCTTAGGTTTTGTTATAACAGCAGTAGTAATACCTATTTTTGGTATTTATGCGCATGCTAAACTACAAGGGACTTTATATGACTTTGGTAAAAAAGTGTCTCCAATATTTAGTTTTATTTATTGTGTTTTAATTTATCTTATTGCAGTAGCTATTCCGTCACCACGTACAGCAGCAGCAACACATGAGATTGCAATACATCCAAATTTTGGTACTTCCCCTTTATTAACTAGTAGTGTGTACTTTATCTTAGTATTGGTTTTTGCTTTAAATCGTTCTAAAATATTAAACATAATAGGTAAGTATCTAACGCCTTTTATAGTAATTATGTTGCTGTTGGTTATTGGTATTGGGTTGTATTCCGCACAAATGGTAACTAACCCAACGCAAATGGATACTCCAATTGTTGCTGGTATTTTAGAAGGGTATCAAACTTTTGATGCTATTGCAGCAGTAGTTGTTGGAGCAGTTATTATTATCTCAATTAATATTAAAACTGACGCTACTTTTGAAGCTAAAAAGGACCTGATTAAAAAATCAGGGTTAATTGCTGGTTTTGGTTTGTTTATAATTTATGCAGGATTAATTGCAGTTGGTGCTTCATATGGAACCGAAATTGATATTAATAGTAGTTTAAACAACGACATGCAACGTGCTAACCTATTAACAGGTATTAGTGTCAAGGCTTTAGGTGGTTTTGGATATGCAGTGCTAAGTGTTTTAATTGCGTTAGCTTGTTTTACAACAGCTGTTGGTATTGTAACAGGTACTGCAGATTATTTTAAAGGGTTAATAAATAACTCTCAGACGGTTTATGTGGTAACAGCAATAATTGCTAGTGTGTTTGGTGTTGTGGTTGGACAATTAGATTTTAATACCATTATAGTTATTGCTTTGCCTATACTTTTATTTATTTACCCAATAACTATTGTATTAATCATTCTAAATGCAATACCAAATAAATATGCTACAGCTTTAGTTTTTAGGGTTGTTGTATTATTGACGTTTGTGTTTAGTATTCCTGATGTTGTAGGTGTTATAAGTCCTTCAAAAAATTTATCAAACGTGGTCAGCTTAATTCCTTTTGCTCAATATAGTTTAGGATGGGTTTTACCAGCACTTTTAGGATTTATTTTTACTAATTTACTAGTTAAAAAGCCTTGA
- a CDS encoding serine hydrolase: MRLNTILYTFAFLTCMTLSAQIEEDKLDQLVENTLKTFDVPGISVGIIKDGKVVYAKGHGVRALSNKKAMDKSTLVGVASNSKGFTCFALAMMVDEGKLNWDDKVRQHIPEFKLQDAWVTEQFTVRDLVTHRSGMGLGAGDLMFFPEASFKVEDVIKNVQHLETESSFRSQFAYNNNMFIIAGEVLKRVSGLSWEEFIETKIMKPVGMINSKASYNRVTDKSNIIEAHTLADGKLVQIPHDWSPTANPAGGIVSNVDDMLTWAQFLMNDAVTKNGERLLSEKQFNELWQLQTPLKVSANDSYDSNFRGYGLGWFVTDVKGGYKQVYHTGGLLGTVTQFTMIPDLDLAIVVLTNQMNGSAFNTITNTIKDSYLGYEDRKWLEKLGQNNKEWYQYNDSLKTVVFNQVAKMKNSSKTIDGSAITGTYTDAWFGNVSITQSGNDLRITSEKSNTLKGSVLPYNATTYIVKWDNRSYDADCFMQFSFNEKAKAVSATLKPIAPVTDFSFDFEDLKLIKQD, translated from the coding sequence ATGAGATTAAATACAATTCTTTACACTTTTGCTTTTTTAACATGCATGACACTATCTGCTCAAATTGAGGAAGATAAGCTAGACCAACTTGTTGAAAACACCTTGAAAACCTTTGATGTTCCTGGAATATCTGTTGGTATAATTAAAGATGGTAAAGTAGTGTATGCTAAAGGACATGGCGTGCGTGCTTTATCTAATAAAAAAGCAATGGATAAAAGTACTTTGGTTGGTGTAGCTTCCAATAGTAAAGGGTTTACCTGTTTTGCATTAGCTATGATGGTGGATGAGGGTAAGCTTAATTGGGATGATAAAGTTAGACAACATATTCCAGAATTTAAACTACAAGATGCTTGGGTAACAGAACAGTTTACGGTTAGAGATTTAGTTACGCATAGAAGTGGAATGGGACTTGGTGCAGGAGATTTAATGTTTTTTCCGGAAGCTAGTTTTAAGGTGGAAGACGTTATTAAAAATGTACAACATTTGGAGACAGAAAGCTCTTTTAGAAGTCAATTTGCTTACAATAACAACATGTTTATTATTGCTGGAGAAGTTTTAAAACGTGTAAGTGGTTTGTCTTGGGAAGAATTTATTGAAACCAAAATTATGAAACCTGTAGGGATGATTAACAGTAAAGCGTCTTACAATCGTGTGACTGATAAATCTAATATTATTGAAGCACATACATTAGCAGATGGTAAATTAGTGCAAATTCCGCATGATTGGAGTCCGACTGCAAATCCAGCTGGAGGTATTGTTAGTAATGTGGATGATATGTTGACTTGGGCTCAGTTTTTAATGAATGATGCTGTAACTAAAAATGGGGAACGTTTGCTTAGCGAAAAACAGTTTAATGAACTTTGGCAATTGCAAACACCTTTAAAAGTAAGTGCTAATGATAGTTACGATTCTAATTTTAGAGGTTACGGTTTAGGTTGGTTTGTAACAGACGTAAAAGGTGGTTATAAGCAAGTATATCACACTGGAGGATTGTTGGGAACAGTGACGCAATTTACTATGATTCCGGATTTAGATTTAGCAATTGTAGTATTAACTAATCAGATGAATGGTTCGGCTTTTAATACTATTACTAATACCATTAAAGATAGTTATTTAGGTTATGAAGACCGTAAATGGTTAGAAAAATTAGGTCAAAATAATAAGGAATGGTACCAATATAACGATAGTCTTAAAACTGTAGTTTTTAATCAGGTAGCTAAAATGAAAAATAGTAGTAAAACTATAGATGGATCTGCTATTACAGGTACTTATACTGATGCTTGGTTTGGAAATGTTAGTATTACACAAAGTGGAAATGATTTGCGAATTACTTCAGAGAAATCTAATACATTAAAAGGGAGCGTGTTACCATACAATGCAACTACTTATATTGTTAAATGGGATAATAGGAGTTACGATGCAGATTGTTTTATGCAATTTAGTTTTAACGAAAAAGCTAAAGCGGTAAGCGCAACATTAAAACCAATTGCTCCTGTAACAGATTTTAGTTTTGATTTTGAAGATTTAAAATTAATTAAGCAAGACTAA
- a CDS encoding alpha/beta fold hydrolase, translating to MILTYKGISIAYSVSGQGKTVTLLHGFLENSTMWKDTVTLLEKTHQVITIDLLGHGKTECLGYVHTMEDFANAINVVLTHLNITSTTLIGHSLGGYVALAFAEIKPELIIGLCLMNSTPFSDSQERILLRNRAIKVAKSNYENLVSMSISNLFFEDNRLRFEKEIEHIKTEALKTPLQSYVATQEGMKIRIDRTAILENLNCKKLIIAGKNDPILSKSDVLHLEQLNGIKITILNGGHMSHVENKEEFLQEIMRFNE from the coding sequence ATGATTTTAACTTACAAAGGGATATCAATTGCCTACTCTGTTTCGGGACAAGGTAAAACCGTCACATTATTACATGGTTTTTTAGAAAACAGTACAATGTGGAAAGACACAGTGACATTATTAGAAAAAACACATCAAGTTATTACCATAGATTTATTAGGTCATGGCAAAACAGAGTGTTTAGGCTATGTGCATACTATGGAAGACTTTGCAAATGCAATAAACGTCGTGCTGACACATTTAAATATTACAAGCACAACACTTATTGGTCATTCCTTAGGTGGTTATGTTGCTTTGGCTTTCGCCGAAATTAAACCAGAACTAATAATAGGGTTATGTTTAATGAACTCGACACCATTTTCAGATAGTCAAGAGCGTATCTTACTTCGAAACAGAGCCATTAAAGTCGCAAAATCCAATTATGAAAACCTAGTGAGTATGTCAATAAGTAATCTGTTTTTTGAAGATAACAGATTACGTTTTGAAAAAGAAATTGAACATATTAAAACCGAAGCTTTAAAAACACCACTGCAAAGTTACGTTGCCACGCAAGAAGGCATGAAAATAAGAATTGACAGAACTGCTATTTTAGAAAACCTAAACTGTAAAAAGTTAATTATAGCAGGTAAAAACGATCCTATTTTATCCAAATCGGACGTACTTCATCTGGAACAATTAAATGGTATTAAAATTACTATTCTAAATGGTGGACACATGTCTCACGTAGAAAATAAAGAAGAATTCCTACAAGAGATAATGCGTTTTAACGAATAA
- the thiL gene encoding thiamine-phosphate kinase, with protein MIEDKNQQRTDLSQLGEFGLIDHLAKSFEVTQKSTIMAIGDDAAVLEFDKDRVVVSTDFLVEGVHFDLSYMPLKHLGYKAVIVNLSDIYAMNAEATQITVSIAVSNRFPLEAIEELYAGVQTACKLYDVDLVGGDTTSSTSGLIISVTAIGQVKTGKEVYRSGAKPNDLLVVSGDLGGAYLGLQVLEREKEVFKVNPNNQPDLDGYTYIIERQLKPEARKDIVKLLEDLEVKPTAMIDISDGLSSEILHLCKASKVGCDLYENKIPLDPQVISTSEEFNMDSTTIALSGGEDYELLMTISQEDFPKIKANPHLTVIGYITDEASGAHLVTRGDQKIQLTAQGWNSFETN; from the coding sequence ATGATAGAAGATAAAAACCAACAACGTACAGATTTAAGCCAATTAGGAGAATTTGGATTAATCGATCATTTAGCTAAAAGTTTTGAGGTAACTCAAAAATCTACAATTATGGCAATAGGTGATGATGCTGCTGTTTTAGAATTTGATAAAGATAGAGTAGTAGTGTCTACAGATTTTTTAGTTGAAGGTGTCCATTTTGATTTAAGCTACATGCCTTTAAAGCATTTAGGTTACAAAGCGGTAATTGTCAATTTATCCGATATTTATGCCATGAATGCAGAGGCGACTCAAATAACAGTATCCATTGCTGTATCTAATCGTTTTCCTTTAGAAGCTATAGAAGAGCTTTACGCTGGCGTGCAAACTGCTTGTAAGTTATACGATGTTGATTTAGTTGGAGGTGATACGACCTCTTCGACTTCTGGATTAATTATCTCTGTGACTGCAATTGGCCAAGTAAAAACAGGTAAAGAGGTTTACAGAAGTGGAGCCAAACCAAACGATTTATTAGTAGTGTCTGGAGATTTAGGAGGTGCTTATCTAGGTTTGCAAGTTTTAGAACGCGAAAAAGAAGTTTTTAAAGTGAATCCCAATAATCAACCTGATTTAGATGGGTACACGTATATAATAGAGCGTCAATTAAAGCCTGAAGCAAGAAAAGACATTGTTAAACTATTAGAAGATTTAGAAGTTAAACCTACTGCTATGATTGATATTAGTGATGGCTTATCTTCAGAAATTTTACACTTATGTAAAGCCAGTAAAGTAGGTTGTGATCTGTATGAAAATAAAATACCTTTAGATCCTCAAGTTATTTCTACTAGCGAAGAGTTTAATATGGATAGTACTACTATTGCTTTAAGTGGAGGAGAAGACTATGAGTTGTTGATGACCATATCTCAAGAAGATTTTCCTAAAATTAAAGCGAATCCACATTTAACTGTAATAGGCTATATTACAGATGAAGCTTCAGGTGCACATTTAGTTACAAGAGGTGATCAAAAAATACAACTAACAGCTCAAGGCTGGAATAGTTTTGAAACTAACTAA
- a CDS encoding aspartate kinase — protein MLVLKFGGTSVGSIENMINVKNIINNGQQKVVVLSAMSGTTNALVKVADYIKNNKPEDALIIIDALRNTYNLTIKTLITTPELYKTVFVYVNNVFNSLEVLVNRLYDDLLYNQIVSQGELLSTFIFSHYLQQENINAVLLPALDFMRIDKTNEPDNFYIQQNLNRVINESPKAEIYITQGFICRDVKGNVANLQRGGSDYTATIIGAVLKAEEVQIWTDIDGFHNNDPRFVENTKAISNLSFDESAELAYFGAKILHPQTVMPVRELDIPVRLKNTMLPEAHGTLITNLVHGEGIKAIAAKDGITAIKIKSARMLLAHGFLKKVFEIFERYETSIDMITTSEIAVSLTIDDTSHLEAIVEELERFSVVEVDNYMSIVCLVGNAIIFHPDTPNLFQILQDVSVRMISYGGSNNNISLLINTSDKLETLKKLQRYVFENSSVLV, from the coding sequence ATGTTGGTACTAAAATTTGGAGGAACATCTGTTGGGTCTATTGAAAATATGATTAATGTTAAAAACATTATTAACAATGGACAGCAAAAAGTAGTGGTCTTATCTGCAATGTCAGGCACTACAAATGCATTGGTAAAAGTTGCGGATTACATAAAAAATAATAAGCCAGAAGACGCATTAATAATTATAGATGCACTTAGAAACACATATAATTTAACCATTAAAACACTTATTACAACACCAGAATTATATAAAACGGTTTTTGTGTATGTTAATAATGTTTTTAATTCACTTGAGGTTTTGGTCAATAGATTGTATGACGATTTATTATACAATCAAATAGTGTCGCAAGGCGAGTTGTTGTCTACATTTATCTTTAGCCATTATTTGCAGCAAGAGAATATAAATGCTGTGTTATTGCCTGCTCTGGATTTTATGCGTATTGATAAAACAAATGAACCTGATAATTTTTACATACAACAAAATTTAAATCGTGTAATTAATGAGTCGCCAAAAGCAGAAATTTATATTACGCAAGGTTTTATTTGTCGTGATGTAAAAGGAAATGTTGCTAATTTACAACGAGGAGGAAGTGATTATACAGCGACAATAATTGGAGCTGTGTTAAAAGCAGAAGAAGTGCAAATTTGGACAGATATTGATGGTTTCCATAATAACGACCCACGATTTGTAGAGAATACAAAAGCTATTTCTAATTTGTCTTTTGATGAGTCTGCAGAGTTGGCTTATTTTGGAGCCAAAATATTACATCCTCAAACCGTTATGCCTGTGCGTGAATTGGATATACCAGTTAGGTTAAAAAACACCATGTTACCAGAAGCGCATGGTACATTAATAACAAATCTAGTACATGGAGAAGGGATTAAGGCAATTGCTGCAAAAGATGGTATTACAGCCATAAAGATAAAGTCTGCCAGAATGTTATTGGCACATGGTTTTTTAAAGAAAGTATTTGAGATTTTTGAGCGTTATGAAACGTCCATAGATATGATTACAACATCAGAAATTGCTGTGTCATTAACCATAGATGATACATCGCATCTAGAAGCTATTGTAGAAGAATTGGAACGATTTTCAGTAGTTGAGGTTGATAATTATATGAGTATTGTATGCTTAGTTGGTAATGCTATTATATTTCACCCAGACACGCCTAATTTGTTTCAAATTTTGCAAGACGTAAGCGTGCGTATGATATCTTATGGAGGAAGTAATAATAATATTTCCTTATTAATTAATACTAGTGATAAATTAGAAACATTAAAAAAACTACAGCGTTATGTTTTTGAAAACAGTAGCGTATTGGTGTAA
- a CDS encoding aminopeptidase P family protein codes for MKYHKIDSSLFIKNRKNFASQMKPKSIAFFNSNDIYPISADSTLPFQQQRDIFYLSGVDQEESILVLFPDCPNPKNREVLFLKETNAHIAVWEGEKLTKEAALATSGIKTVYWLQDLEKVVFEMMTQAETVYINTNEHYRANVETETREDRFTKWIKDKYPAHSVAKSNPILQRLRSVKDQIELDLIQTACDITNKGFRRVLNFVKPGVMEYNIEAEFMHEFLNNRSKGFSYTPIVGSGNNANVLHYIENNQECKAGDLILIDAGAEYANYASDMTRTIPVSGKYNDRQKAVYNAVLRVKNEATRMLVPGTIWADYHVEVGKLMTSELLGLGLLDKADVQNENPDWPAYKKYFMHGTSHHMGLDTHDYGILTEPMQANNVFTVEPGIYIPAEGFGIRLEDDVVIQKTGEPFNLMRDIPIEIEEIEDIMNNS; via the coding sequence ATGAAATATCACAAAATCGACTCGTCATTATTTATAAAAAACCGTAAAAATTTTGCTTCTCAAATGAAGCCAAAAAGTATTGCCTTTTTTAACTCTAATGATATTTATCCAATTAGTGCAGATAGCACATTACCATTCCAACAACAACGCGATATTTTTTACTTAAGTGGTGTTGACCAAGAAGAAAGTATTTTAGTTTTATTTCCGGATTGTCCAAATCCTAAAAACAGAGAGGTTTTATTTTTAAAAGAAACCAATGCACACATTGCTGTTTGGGAAGGTGAAAAACTAACTAAAGAGGCTGCATTAGCTACAAGCGGAATTAAAACCGTTTATTGGTTACAAGACTTAGAAAAAGTTGTTTTTGAAATGATGACACAAGCCGAAACCGTTTACATAAACACCAATGAACATTACAGAGCTAATGTAGAAACCGAAACAAGAGAAGACCGTTTTACTAAATGGATAAAAGATAAATATCCTGCACATAGTGTTGCTAAAAGCAATCCAATATTACAACGCTTAAGATCTGTAAAAGATCAAATTGAATTAGACTTAATCCAAACTGCTTGTGATATTACAAATAAAGGTTTTAGACGTGTTTTAAACTTTGTTAAACCTGGCGTTATGGAATACAACATTGAAGCCGAGTTTATGCATGAGTTTTTAAATAATCGTTCTAAAGGTTTTTCATACACACCAATTGTAGGTTCTGGAAACAACGCTAACGTGTTACATTATATAGAAAACAATCAAGAGTGTAAAGCTGGAGATTTAATATTAATTGATGCTGGAGCAGAATACGCCAATTACGCTAGTGACATGACTCGTACTATACCTGTTTCCGGTAAATACAATGACAGACAAAAAGCGGTTTACAATGCTGTTTTGAGAGTTAAAAATGAGGCTACAAGAATGCTAGTTCCTGGTACAATTTGGGCTGACTACCATGTGGAAGTTGGTAAATTAATGACTAGTGAACTACTAGGTTTAGGCCTACTTGATAAAGCAGACGTACAAAACGAAAATCCAGATTGGCCTGCTTATAAAAAATATTTTATGCATGGTACATCACACCACATGGGATTAGATACGCATGACTACGGGATTTTAACAGAGCCAATGCAAGCTAACAACGTATTTACTGTTGAGCCTGGAATTTACATTCCTGCAGAAGGTTTTGGTATTAGATTGGAAGATGATGTGGTTATCCAAAAAACAGGAGAACCATTTAATTTAATGAGAGACATCCCAATTGAAATTGAGGAAATTGAAGATATAATGAATAATTCATAA